The nucleotide sequence ttttccttctttaattTTCTAACTGGCAAAAGTCCAACTATGCTAAATAAATGCAAtagtttcaaacatttaaaaatgccatTTTACTATCTTATTTGTCTCTAGATAGATATTAATATTAGGTGAAACTGTACCCGTGGTTCCTAAACTAGTAAAAATGGAAGTTGTGTGTTTATGTAATATTATTTTGTCTGTTGCAGGTCCACCATGTCTGAACTTTTTATGGAGTGTGTAGAAGAGGAGCTAGAACCTTGGCAGAAACAAGTTCCTCAAGTACATCTAATTGATGATGATGACGACGACGACGAACCCATTTTTGTTGGGGTCCTCTGTATGTATAAGCGTATACTCTATATGCTCAGCATATGCAGgtgaatctcagtaaattagaatatcttaaaaagaaaatttatttcagcaatccatttcagaaactgaaactcatatagattcattacaaacaGAGTGATAcagtttaagtgtttttttttctgttaatttagatGACTTTGGCTTATAGGTAATATAAggccaaaattcagtttcactgaACATCTTTATACTAAATAAGACCAATAAATAAGGAAAAAGACgtgtaatacagaaatgttggcttGCTAAAAGCTACATCCATGTACGGTATAGTATaggcactcaatacttggctcCTTTTGCAACTAATGGAACAGCTGTAGCCTGTCCCATGTCCTgggtgtgtggtggctcttgaaccACTGAGTGCAGCCAAATGTCACACCTTGTGAATTtccaccttttcctaccacacttttttccttccactcaacttttcatTAATGTAGTACTCTGAACTGCCAGAGTCTTTGCAAGgagcttaccctccttgtggggGTTGTTTTTGTCTGCCTCACATTGTGTAGGTTTTAACAGGTCATCaagaaaacatttctgtattaaagttttttttttttgttattctttttttttttttaagaggcTACATGTTGGGTTTTGATCACAATCTATGCAATATTTTAGTTCCAgtgtttgaattgaattgcccaaataaataaacttttttatgatattccaatttattgagatgcacctgtaaagCGGCTCAGTAATTAAACATTAATGTGTGTTCTTGGTCCATCACCTCTTTGAATTTCCTTACAGCTGGTAACCAAAAGGACAGTAAACCCAACCCTGCACCTCCTCAGAGGAACAGCACAGGGacacaacaaaagaaaattgctCCAATTCAGGCTGCTGCAGCCCCCTCACCAATAGTGCTGCCGCTGAATGTACCTGCTAGTGCAGTGAAAACTGCAGCCCCCTCCCTGACAACAGTGACTCCACAACCTGTTATAGTTAATAATCAGGTATTTTCACCTAAATTTATGAGGGGGGAATAAACAATAGGAGTCCAAACAAGACATCTcctgttgattttcttttttttgtttgttttttagggCTTTATTGTCACCTCTCCACAATTAACAAACAGCAGTGACCTTATTGCCACTCTTGGAACCCAGTATCCCCCTGGAACATCATTTACAATTGTACCAGGTAAATCCTAGTTAGTTGTACTTGTTAGCAGACTAGAAATCAACAGGTTACAACTAAATATTTTGCTTCCATTGTTGCTCAGCCCCTCGGCAGCAGGTCTTTCAGCAGGTCTCTTCAGCCACAGCGTTGCCAGGTGTGGTCCACCGGCCTCAGGTTCAGCAGATCAGGAACAACGTGGTGACTTTGGCCAATGTCCAGAGCCCTGCGGTGTATTCAGCTCAGGCTAATCAGCTGCAGCTCAAAAGGTCCAACACGCCATCCCTTCAAAACGTTTCTGGGAAGGACGTCAGCGGTATTTGTCTTGATGTACTGTACGAGCCTTACTTCAGCGTATGCCGGATGTGGtttaaagtgaaaatgttttttgtttaaccTCATTCAGATCAGAGCTCAGTCAAACGGGGTTTGATAACATCGGAGGTTGACAGAGTCATAAAAAAAGTCAAACTTGATTCGGGTAGGTTTTCTTATGGTTACAATAATGTAAATTGTAGTTGATTTGTTGTCTTTTGATGTCCTGTTATTTGTAACATCTGTCATGCTTCTGTGCAAAAGTAACCATCCAAGTGGAGAATGGCGTCTTAAAGAGAACCTGCCCCAAATGTCACGAAGATTTTCCTTCAGAGGAGGCTGTGAAGTTTCATATGGTGGTCAGTAAACTGTTGTGAAGTCAACTCAGACCCAGTCTTGAAAAATGGGGCAAATTTATCATTTAGATGTGTTTGTTTGTAACTCTGTGCTGTGGGGCTAAAACCCGTCTTTATATTTCAGCGTTGTCATGCCGTCGTAGGAGTTGCAGCTCCTTCTGCCCCGAACATGAGTAACGGAAACAAACTCATCATGCTAGTCGCTGATTTTTACTATGGGCGCTTCGAAGGAGACGCAGAAAAGAAGGAGGCACTGAAGACCAACACAACTTTCAAGTGTCAAAGTTGTTTAAAAGTTCTCAAGAACAATATTAGGtaaggttgttttattttgtagccGGTTTGGGCAGCTGTCATGGCTTCAGTGAAAATAATTccagctgaagaatgaaatcaTTTCCATTGAGGTTTCAATTGCCCTTAAAAGCAACAAGatattattcatattttttgcttttggaatattattttattgaaagcaTCAACATGGAACATCTGTTTGCTAAACAACCCCATCCTTATACTTATCCGTTAAAGTCTCCTCATTACTGATGAagtaaaactaaagaaaataacTACCTTCTATTTACAGtggaaaaatgatttaaatagcAAACACTCTTAGACAAGGATTAAAGTTTATCACAGGCTATTTTAGTGGTCTAACTTGGACTGGTGTGGCCTTTTGTATTCTAAAATGGGAGATTTAAAGGGGagataaaacaaacaagaatcGTAACGTTTCTGAGCCGCCAGGGTGCTTTCTACTATTATACATTTGGTATCAGGCCCACAGCAGTAGGATGATTAAGTACTGTTGTTAACCTGTCTGGTTTCTCCAGACGTATCGTTCCACACCTTCAAATGATTTTAGAGCAAACGGCTGCTTTGCCAGTTAGGAGGTGGCTCTTTGGATGGAGGTTTTTTCTTCGGCACCAGATATTTGAATCTCCGGAGAACCCTCACTTTGAAATCTGAATGTGATAATGTGTCTGAATAAGATCACTGAAGTTTTAAGCCCACAtcaaagacataaaaaataaaaacagggtcTTACAGAGCTTCACTTAAAAATAGACAGCATAGTGAATGATTAGAATAGGTCATTGCTCCCACTTTGTATACagtgtgatttttatttatttatttttgggacCTGTTTGGGTCCAGCTCCTTCGATggacaaaaacatttcaaaagacCTTTCTTGAGAGTTTGGGTCCTTCTATGTTTTTAAACGTCTCACAGTTTCTTGACAGCAGACGTTTCCACAAGAGGGGTCATCATCAGGTTTTGGTCAGCCAATGAGAAGTCCATTTTGTTGTTGCTACGGCAATGAGTTGACAGAGTTAAATAATATAGTGTATAGTGGACCTCCTTTACCGAGACAGAACCTATGTAACTCCAGAGAATCAACAATGTCTTTAATCACAATAATAGTGGGTTAGCAGAACAGTACAACTGTTTAAAAAAGTCAGAAAAACAATCATATTTAGAAACCAACGTATTATGTTGAGAAAGACCTTTTAGTGGTTAAAATAAGGGTTCCTTTTGGGTAAATCATAGATTCCAGCTGAATTGGGAGGCAGAGCAAAGAGCCTTTGTAAGTATTTTCTTAACATTTTGAGAAATTACATTATTTCCATCAACGAATCAGTTGTGAAATCTACCATCACACAGTGATAAACATGTTCTGAAACAGCCGCCGAGGACTTCAAGGAATTCCTTGGAAACATATCTGTCTTGTGCAAATACCAGAACATCTTTGTACATCTTTGTCTGCCCTAACTTTCCTCCCAGATTGATGACTGCATCACACCGTTTTCCCTCCTGGGCCTAAAGATGAAAAATGACTTCTAGTTTACACAGCGTAAAAACTGCccctttgaataaataactttgCTTCAGaacatggcaaaaaaaaaaagcttctgtAAGCTGCTTTTAATGGGGAAGTACATTTGTACTGGTACGGCGCTCTCACGGTCGGGGGTCAAAGTTCATCCACAGGAAAATTTCTGTTGGGGGAGCTGAGGCTGCAGAATGTGCCAGGTGAAAAATGGGCTGTGCCTTGTCAGGGCAGCGGTGGCAGGTAGCTGTGGAGGTGCTGTAAGCAGCCACGGAGCACTTCATCATTAGGAAGAACAAAAAGATCCCAATTTAATTGCTGATATTATAACACCTATTATACATACTTAGAAAGTGAGTTGTGGGGAGAATAATTCATTTATCTTAAAACCCCCTATGGACCAAGACTAATGTACACAAGTTATGAATAATTAATTTTCTCTCAACGTTTTGATggcatttatttgctttttaaaaacaagataccaaaaaatttaataaatatgcaaaaacatattttttttattaacaaatgATGATATGTGTTAAACAAATCCGCCTATAGTTGTGGTAAAATGATCTATTGGTTGTCAACAATTTTATGTTTGAATCAGATGTTTAAGCTTCGTTTCACCTCAAATATGtaaaatgaaattgaaacagaATTTCCTGTGTCTAAGAGGTACAGCGTTTCCAGTCTCACTTTGTGAATCTGTCATCCTGTGCAGGTTCATGAACCACATGAAACACCATCTAGAGCTGGAAAAGCAGAACAGTGAGAGCTGGGAAAGCCACACAACCTGCCACCACTGCTACAGGCAGTACATGACTCCGTTCCAGCTGCAGTGTCACATCGAGAGTGCTCACAGCCCAATCGAATCTTCAAGTAAAACACGATCCAAACAGCTCAGCCCCCACGGTTTTTACTAATATTATTCTATATTTTAGGACAttcaaaactttcatttttgttCACTTTGCAGCCAACTGCAAGATATGTGAGCTGGCGTTTGAATCGGAGCAAGTGCTCCTGGAACACATGAAGGCCAACCACAAACCCGGTGAAATGCCTTATGTCTGCCAGGTCTACTGCTTGTCATTACAGTTCAGCTATCGCTTACTTAATGTTCCCGAAAAATGGAAACCAGAGGCTAACATTGTGTTCAAATGACTCCACAGGTGTGCGATTACAGGTCCTCCTTCTTCTCTGACCTGGAGGCACATTTCCGAAGTGTCCATGAGAACACGAAAGACCTGCTCTGTCCGTTCTGCCTCAAGGTTCTCAGAACGAGTCACATATACATGCAACACTACATGAAGCATCAGGTATGACGCTAACACGCATTACATGAAGAggagtttgtttttattgtttgttgtgCAAAAAAAGATGATAAAAGCGATTGGCAAAAAGATAATGAAATATTGCAACAATGAGGGGGGGAAATGTCTGTCTGGTAGAGATAAAGGTGTGAGTTAAATACAACTTTCTAAAGGTTAATAGTTTTTAGATCCtcttatattttctgtttttactgcctGACTGCTGCTGGGATTTTAcctgtttttatgtctaaaaattGAAAACTATTTTGAGTCGTATTGCAGCACTTTGagattgttttacaaataaaagttattatgtttcagaaaaaagggatTCATCGATGTGGGAAATGCAGACTAAATTTCCTCACCTACAAGGAAAAAGTGGAGCACAGGACTCACGTCCACAAGACCTTTAGGAAGCCTAAAGCCTTGGAGGGCCTTCCTCCGGGTACAAAGGTCTGAGCCAGTCATAACAATATCAGTTGGACATTCTGCAAGTGCTTTGACTGATTTTTAAGTCACTCGCGCTCCATGTTATGTTGTTGTTGCTGCAGGTTACAATCCGGGCCTCCCTGACAGGAAAGGGACCAATAACGCCACTCGGCTCTAATCGATCTGCTGTGACTGTCACTCCAGAACCGGCGGGTTTCCCAAATTTCAAAATCAAGCCTCCAGTAAACCTAACCAAGTCCAAAGCAAAAGACCCTAAGGCGGGAAATGGCAAGTCTACTCAGAACAAaatgcagcaaaacaaaaagcaagaaCGTCGACTTTCCAAGCACAATCTGGCACTGAAGAATCTCAGGTTCGTTAGTGATTTATCACACAGTTCTTTAAATGGTCACACCGTTTCAGTCTAAACACACAGGACCAAGCAGGACATTAACCAATAAGAGTTGTATGGTATTGTGGTAGTTAGAGAGCTGACCTGATAGAAAACATGTCCACCTACAATCTGAGAATCATTTTTGTGGTGAATCCTCCACTCCAGTGCAACTACAAACCTGAAGCTCCACCTTCTAGGTTCTATGTGTTCTTGACAAATTAGATGATGTTGTGGCTTTGCAATTCACAGTCTCTAATTacgttttaaattaatttaatggcCACTTTATATTAGGCTAGGTTAAATATGTGATGTATTGAATCAAACgtaataaaattaattaacttAGTCTTACAACAATTAAAAGAACTGCCTCTCTCACTGATGTATTGGTCTTTGTGCTACATTTTAGTGCCAGTGAGGGGCGCTACACATGCATTGAGTGTAACGGTAAGGTCGACGACTTCTTGTCGCATTTTCCAATGCTTTCAAACTGCGGCGCGTGCAAGTATCGGACAGGTTGCAAAATATCTTTCGGCAATCACATGATAAAGTGAGtaataagtattttttttgtgtgttgcttTTACTCACTTTTGCGTCCAGTTTCTATCACAAGTAATCTGACATTGCCTCTTCACCGTCTTTTATTAGATATCATAGCACCCTCAGCAAACAGAAGGTTTTGAAATCGGATCGCAAAAAGAATTCACCTGTATTAAAGTAagtaaacttttcctgttttttaaaattaaagatcTGAGGTGGAACATgaccaaacatttatttttttgttcagacTAACCCTCATCTGTCTCAACTGTGATCTACTTGTTGATGCGTCTGGTGGCGACCTAATGTCCAAGCATTTAACTGATCAACCACATCACACATGTAAAGTCATTCAGGAAAAAGGTTGGTATTTTTTAATTCTGAGGGCTgcttcaagttttttttattgtgaataaAGAAAGAAGTGTTTCTTTCTTGGTTTAACTAAACAGATATCAGAGCTGAAGACAAAGACCAAGACAAAGTGTGAGTAGAAACTCCTGCTGACATTAAACCTAATTTCCTTGAAGCACAACTAAACCACAGAACTGTTATCATTCCTAAAGGGAGTTACTTGTGACCCAACCAGGCAGTCAGGTCTTTTACCAGGGATTTCCTGATCAATATGCATTGGCCTCAAAGCTGATCAGGCACAGATCCCCAGTCAACCCTGATACTTGAAGTGAATAAAATCACTGCCATGCAACTATTAAGGAAATctgtgtttggtttatttatatagcaccaactGTCAATTGTTTCATGGCACTTTGCAAGACAAACTGGTCCAATTgcagtttatatacagaaatatacagGCAATTCAATCCAGTCAAATAAACAGACTCAAAGTCCACTACATTACAATTCAAACATACTTACTtcatcccaaagagaaattaaatgttgtagcttaTAATATCCAGGTTTCTTCAAGGATCTGTTGTAGATCcttgctgtgggcaggaaggatctcctgtagcgctccgtcttacagcagatctgaagaaacctctgactgaagacactctgttgttgtaggacagtctcatgaagaggatgctcagggttctccataatgttcttcattttatgaagaatcttctttccacaatgatctccagaggttccagaggagtccccagaacagagccagccttctttatcagcttgttgagcttatttaagtccctggctctggtGCTGCTTCTctagcagatgatggtagaagagatcacactttccacaacagacttatagaagatgtgcagcatcttgcttcaaacactgaaggtcctaagcttcctcaagaagtacagtgttctctgtcccttcttgtagatggcttcacagttgcatctccactctagtctgttgtccaggtgaacaccaaggtatttatactcctccaccacctccacttcttttcccgtgatagaaatagtttttgacttattcttgtttctcttaaaatctacaatcatctcgtttgttttattcacgttcaaaatgagatgattgtttccacaccatgccacaaagcggtccaccaccttcctgtactcagcttcttgtccatatctgatccaccccacgactgcagaatcatccaagtatttctgcagatgacaggagtctgtcttgtactggaagtctgaggtgtacagagtgaaaaggaatggtgagagtacagtcccctgtggtgctcctgtgctgctgactacctggttagactcacaacccttcagtctcacaaactgtggtctgtttgtcaggtagtctttgatccaggagattgttgaggcctccacctgaatcttctggagtttctgacaaagcaaatcaggttgaattgtgttaaatgcactggagaaatcaaagaacatgatcctcacagtgctactggctttgtcca is from Girardinichthys multiradiatus isolate DD_20200921_A chromosome 4, DD_fGirMul_XY1, whole genome shotgun sequence and encodes:
- the znf280d gene encoding zinc finger protein 280C isoform X1, producing MSELFMECVEEELEPWQKQVPQVHLIDDDDDDDEPIFVGVLSGNQKDSKPNPAPPQRNSTGTQQKKIAPIQAAAAPSPIVLPLNVPASAVKTAAPSLTTVTPQPVIVNNQGFIVTSPQLTNSSDLIATLGTQYPPGTSFTIVPAPRQQVFQQVSSATALPGVVHRPQVQQIRNNVVTLANVQSPAVYSAQANQLQLKRSNTPSLQNVSGKDVSDQSSVKRGLITSEVDRVIKKVKLDSVTIQVENGVLKRTCPKCHEDFPSEEAVKFHMVRCHAVVGVAAPSAPNMSNGNKLIMLVADFYYGRFEGDAEKKEALKTNTTFKCQSCLKVLKNNIRFMNHMKHHLELEKQNSESWESHTTCHHCYRQYMTPFQLQCHIESAHSPIESSTNCKICELAFESEQVLLEHMKANHKPGEMPYVCQVCDYRSSFFSDLEAHFRSVHENTKDLLCPFCLKVLRTSHIYMQHYMKHQKKGIHRCGKCRLNFLTYKEKVEHRTHVHKTFRKPKALEGLPPGTKVTIRASLTGKGPITPLGSNRSAVTVTPEPAGFPNFKIKPPVNLTKSKAKDPKAGNGKSTQNKMQQNKKQERRLSKHNLALKNLSASEGRYTCIECNGKVDDFLSHFPMLSNCGACKYRTGCKISFGNHMIKYHSTLSKQKVLKSDRKKNSPVLKLTLICLNCDLLVDASGGDLMSKHLTDQPHHTCKVIQEKDIRAEDKDQDKVRLQQAADEKQTASLLPTTTALEPEETDLKQSINDTSETLDDAGRAGLEQNLPACNQENDSAKPSNNEGIESNQSSLEAASSSCSSDVLLIPPEEPEGHTESLYVEDQLSVSDGLLDPVTGEKTP
- the znf280d gene encoding zinc finger protein 280D isoform X2, coding for MSELFMECVEEELEPWQKQVPQVHLIDDDDDDDEPIFVGVLSGNQKDSKPNPAPPQRNSTGTQQKKIAPIQAAAAPSPIVLPLNVPASAVKTAAPSLTTVTPQPVIVNNQGFIVTSPQLTNSSDLIATLGTQYPPGTSFTIVPAPRQQVFQQVSSATALPGVVHRPQVQQIRNNVVTLANVQSPAVYSAQANQLQLKRSNTPSLQNVSGKDVSDQSSVKRGLITSEVDRVIKKVKLDSVTIQVENGVLKRTCPKCHEDFPSEEAVKFHMVRCHAVVGVAAPSAPNMSNGNKLIMLVADFYYGRFEGDAEKKEALKTNTTFKCQSCLKVLKNNIRFMNHMKHHLELEKQNSESWESHTTCHHCYRQYMTPFQLQCHIESAHSPIESSTNCKICELAFESEQVLLEHMKANHKPGEMPYVCQVCDYRSSFFSDLEAHFRSVHENTKDLLCPFCLKVLRTSHIYMQHYMKHQKKGIHRCGKCRLNFLTYKEKVEHRTHVHKTFRKPKALEGLPPGTKVTIRASLTGKGPITPLGSNRSAVTVTPEPAGFPNFKIKPPVNLTKSKAKDPKAGNGKSTQNKMQQNKKQERRLSKHNLALKNLSASEGRYTCIECNGKVDDFLSHFPMLSNCGACKYRTGCKISFGNHMIKYHSTLSKQKVLKSDRKKNSPVLKLTLICLNCDLLVDASGGDLMSKHLTDQPHHTCKVIQEKDIRAEDKDQDKVELLVTQPGSQVFYQGFPDQYALASKLIRHRSPVNPDT